The Paracoccus aminophilus JCM 7686 genome window below encodes:
- a CDS encoding multidrug efflux RND transporter permease subunit, giving the protein MSQIFIHRPVLAWVISIFIVIAGVISVRQIPVAQYPQVAPPQISISTIYTGASPQQIYEAVAQPIEEQLNSVQNLIYYESTADSSGALSISATFAPGTDIAKAQIDVQNAVSRVQALLPQSVTNQGVLVEEASAGFLMIVALTSSDGSMDATSLGDYINRNVVGELSRIPGIGRAQVFASKKAMRIWLDPDKLQGLNLSSSDIVNAIRAQNAQVSAGKVGADPNPISQQLTATVLLKGQLNTVDEFKAIVLRANQDGSTVRLGDVARVEVGAESYNFTSHLNNQPAAMVGLQLSSTGNALSASAAVAAKMEELKQFFPQGVQYSIPYDTTPFVAASIDKVIHTLGEAMLLVFVVMFIFLQNIRYTLIPTIVVPIALAGTIAVMLAAGFSINVLTMFAMVLAIGILVDDAIVVIENVERIMATEGLGPVAAAQKAMSQIQGAIVGITLVLAAVFIPMAFFPGATGIIYRQFALTMVVSILFSAFLALTLTPALCATFLKPISGHHERRGFFGWFNRNFDRATNAYAGGVKRSISGRLLLMVVYAALCYGVFFGFTRLPTSFLPNEDQGFVITDVQTPATASSNRTDEVLAQVTDMYKAMPEVENVVTVRGFSFSGQGPNAGIAFTTFKDWADRSKSAQDIANGANMQLFMMKDAQAFSLSPPPIPGFGTTGGFDFRLQDRGGLGQQALDAAAAQLMQQATESGYVMGLRKAGLPPAAQVFVNIDREKANAFGVVFADISSTLSQYLGSAYVNDFPNAGRMQRVVLQANEDSRMQAEDILKLTVRNSNGGMVPFSSFATVDWEQGPSQVVGYNGYPAVRISGMATPAYSSGEAMAKMEELASQLPQGFGYEWTGQSLEEIQSGDTSTLLFGMSVVFIFLLLSGLYESWQIPLSVMLVVPLGILGCVAAMFIMKMPNDVYFKVGLIAIIGLSAKNAILIVEFAKDLRAEGEKLIDAAVHAAKLRFRPILMTSLAFTLGVVPLAIATGPSAASQNAIGTGVIGGMIAATILSIFFVPVFFVFVLQLFSRITGRDPNIDPQIAKLQAAEAEAIAHSERQTRKAQNDVSGH; this is encoded by the coding sequence ATGTCACAAATCTTCATTCACCGACCCGTCCTCGCCTGGGTGATCTCGATCTTCATCGTGATCGCCGGGGTGATTTCGGTCCGCCAGATCCCGGTTGCGCAATATCCTCAGGTCGCGCCGCCGCAGATCTCGATTTCGACGATCTATACCGGCGCCTCGCCGCAGCAGATCTATGAGGCCGTAGCCCAGCCGATCGAAGAACAGCTGAACTCGGTCCAGAACCTGATTTACTACGAATCCACTGCGGATTCCTCGGGCGCTCTGTCGATCTCGGCCACCTTCGCGCCGGGCACCGATATCGCGAAAGCCCAGATCGACGTGCAAAACGCCGTCAGCCGGGTGCAGGCGCTGCTGCCGCAATCGGTGACCAACCAAGGCGTGCTTGTCGAAGAGGCGAGCGCGGGCTTCCTGATGATCGTCGCGCTGACCTCGAGCGATGGTTCGATGGATGCGACCTCGCTTGGCGATTACATCAACCGCAACGTCGTGGGCGAGCTTTCGCGGATCCCCGGTATTGGCCGGGCGCAGGTCTTCGCCTCGAAAAAGGCGATGCGGATCTGGCTGGATCCCGACAAGCTGCAAGGTCTGAACCTGTCGTCGAGCGATATCGTCAACGCGATCCGCGCCCAGAACGCGCAGGTGTCGGCCGGTAAGGTCGGGGCCGATCCGAACCCGATCTCGCAACAATTGACCGCGACGGTGCTGCTCAAGGGCCAGCTGAATACGGTCGATGAGTTCAAGGCGATCGTGCTGCGCGCCAATCAGGACGGCTCGACCGTGCGTCTGGGCGATGTCGCCCGCGTCGAGGTTGGCGCCGAATCCTATAACTTCACCTCGCATCTGAACAACCAGCCCGCCGCTATGGTCGGCTTGCAGCTGTCGAGCACGGGCAACGCGCTCTCGGCCTCGGCTGCGGTCGCGGCCAAGATGGAAGAGCTCAAGCAGTTCTTCCCGCAGGGCGTGCAATACTCGATCCCCTATGACACCACGCCCTTCGTCGCGGCCTCGATCGACAAGGTGATCCACACGCTTGGCGAGGCGATGCTGCTCGTCTTCGTCGTGATGTTCATCTTCTTGCAAAACATCCGCTACACGCTGATCCCGACCATCGTGGTTCCGATCGCGCTCGCGGGCACGATTGCGGTGATGCTGGCGGCTGGCTTCTCGATCAACGTTTTGACCATGTTCGCGATGGTGCTCGCCATCGGGATTCTGGTCGATGACGCCATCGTCGTCATCGAAAACGTCGAGCGGATCATGGCGACCGAGGGGCTTGGCCCCGTGGCCGCCGCGCAAAAGGCGATGAGCCAGATCCAAGGCGCCATCGTCGGCATCACGCTGGTGCTGGCTGCCGTGTTCATTCCCATGGCCTTCTTCCCGGGCGCGACCGGCATCATCTATCGCCAGTTCGCGCTGACCATGGTCGTGTCGATCCTGTTCTCGGCCTTCCTCGCGCTGACGCTGACGCCCGCGCTGTGCGCCACCTTCCTCAAGCCGATCTCGGGCCACCACGAACGCCGTGGCTTCTTCGGCTGGTTCAACCGCAACTTCGACCGCGCCACCAATGCCTATGCGGGCGGGGTGAAACGCTCGATCTCGGGGCGGCTGCTGCTCATGGTGGTCTATGCGGCGCTGTGCTACGGCGTCTTCTTCGGCTTCACCCGCCTGCCGACGAGCTTCCTGCCGAACGAGGATCAGGGCTTCGTCATCACCGATGTGCAGACCCCGGCCACGGCCAGCTCGAACCGCACCGACGAGGTTCTGGCGCAGGTCACGGACATGTATAAGGCAATGCCCGAAGTCGAGAACGTCGTGACCGTGCGCGGCTTCTCGTTCTCGGGTCAGGGCCCGAACGCGGGGATCGCCTTTACCACCTTCAAGGATTGGGCGGACCGCAGCAAATCGGCGCAAGACATCGCGAATGGCGCGAATATGCAGCTCTTCATGATGAAGGATGCGCAAGCCTTCTCGCTGTCGCCGCCGCCGATCCCGGGCTTCGGCACCACCGGCGGTTTCGACTTCCGTCTGCAGGACCGCGGTGGCCTTGGCCAACAGGCGCTTGACGCCGCCGCCGCCCAGCTGATGCAGCAGGCGACCGAGAGCGGCTATGTCATGGGTCTGCGCAAGGCGGGTCTGCCGCCCGCCGCGCAGGTCTTCGTCAACATCGACCGCGAAAAGGCCAATGCCTTCGGCGTCGTCTTTGCCGATATCAGCTCGACCCTGTCGCAATATCTGGGCTCTGCCTATGTCAACGACTTCCCGAATGCCGGGCGGATGCAGCGCGTCGTCTTGCAGGCAAACGAGGATTCGCGGATGCAGGCCGAGGACATTCTGAAGCTCACCGTGCGCAACTCGAATGGCGGCATGGTGCCCTTCTCGTCCTTCGCCACCGTCGATTGGGAACAGGGTCCGTCGCAGGTCGTGGGCTATAACGGCTATCCCGCCGTCCGGATCTCGGGCATGGCCACCCCGGCCTATAGCTCGGGCGAGGCCATGGCCAAGATGGAAGAGCTCGCCAGCCAGCTGCCGCAGGGCTTTGGCTATGAATGGACCGGGCAATCGCTCGAAGAGATCCAGTCGGGCGATACCTCGACCCTGCTCTTCGGGATGAGCGTCGTCTTCATCTTCCTGCTGCTCTCGGGCCTTTACGAAAGCTGGCAGATTCCGCTTTCGGTGATGCTCGTGGTGCCCTTGGGGATCTTGGGCTGTGTGGCCGCGATGTTCATCATGAAGATGCCGAACGACGTTTACTTCAAGGTCGGTCTGATCGCGATCATCGGTCTCTCCGCCAAGAACGCGATCCTGATCGTGGAATTCGCCAAGGACCTGCGTGCCGAGGGCGAGAAGCTGATCGATGCGGCGGTCCATGCCGCGAAGCTGCGCTTCCGTCCGATCCTGATGACCTCGCTGGCCTTCACGCTTGGCGTGGTCCCGCTGGCCATCGCGACCGGCCCTTCGGCCGCCAGCCAGAACGCCATCGGCACCGGCGTGATCGGCGGCATGATCGCCGCGACGATCCTGTCGATCTTCTTCGTTCCGGTCTTCTTCGTCTTCGTGCTTCAGCTCTTCAGCCGGATCACCGGGCGCGACCCGAACATTGATCCCCAGATCGCCAAGCTGCAGGCCGCCGAAGCCGAGGCCATCGCGCATAGCGAACGCCAGACCCGCAAAGCGCAGAACGACGTCAGCGGCCACTGA
- a CDS encoding amidohydrolase family protein, which translates to MFDLLVKGGTLPDGSVADIAIQGDRIAAVGKIEGEAARIIDATGDLVAPPFVDPHFHMDATLSYGKPRVNASGTLLEGIALWGELRDIATVDEMIERAVAYCDWAVSLGLLSIRSHVDTSADHLRGVEALLEVKRRVAPYLDLQLVAFPQDGLYRVPNGRENVIRALDMGCDVVGGIPHFERTMQEGADSVADLCRIAAERGLPIDLHCDETDDPMSRHVETYAREILRHGLSGRAAAGHLTSMHSMDNYYVSKLIPLIAEADLMAIPNPLINITLQGRHDSFPKRRGLTRVKEMQAQGITVGWGQDCVLDPWYSLGTGDMLDVAFMGLHVAQMTHPEEMARCFTMVTENNARIMGLDGYGLKVGAKANLVVLDAGNPTEAVRLRPDRLFVVSKGKVVSEQARNDARLSLGGRPGSVRRRHVIG; encoded by the coding sequence ATGTTCGATCTTCTGGTCAAGGGCGGCACTTTGCCCGATGGTTCTGTTGCCGATATCGCCATTCAGGGCGACCGCATCGCGGCGGTGGGCAAGATCGAGGGCGAGGCCGCGCGCATCATCGACGCCACGGGCGATCTGGTCGCGCCGCCCTTTGTCGATCCGCATTTCCACATGGATGCGACGCTGTCTTATGGCAAGCCGCGGGTGAATGCCTCGGGCACTTTGCTCGAAGGGATCGCGCTATGGGGAGAGCTGCGCGACATCGCCACCGTCGATGAGATGATCGAGCGGGCCGTTGCTTATTGCGATTGGGCGGTGTCCTTGGGGCTTCTATCGATCCGCAGCCATGTCGATACCTCCGCCGATCACCTGCGCGGGGTCGAGGCGCTGCTGGAAGTCAAGCGCCGCGTCGCGCCTTATCTGGATCTGCAACTGGTGGCCTTCCCGCAGGACGGGCTTTACCGCGTGCCGAACGGGCGCGAGAACGTCATTCGCGCGCTCGACATGGGCTGCGATGTGGTCGGCGGCATCCCGCATTTCGAGCGCACCATGCAAGAGGGCGCGGACTCGGTCGCCGATCTTTGCCGCATTGCCGCCGAGCGCGGCCTGCCCATCGATCTTCACTGCGACGAGACCGATGACCCGATGAGCCGCCATGTCGAGACCTATGCGCGCGAGATTTTGCGCCACGGTCTTTCGGGTCGCGCAGCGGCGGGGCATCTGACTTCGATGCATTCGATGGACAATTACTATGTCTCAAAGCTGATCCCGCTGATCGCCGAGGCCGATCTGATGGCGATCCCCAATCCGCTGATCAATATCACGCTTCAGGGTCGCCATGACAGCTTCCCGAAACGCCGGGGCCTGACCCGCGTCAAGGAAATGCAGGCGCAAGGGATCACCGTCGGCTGGGGTCAGGATTGCGTGCTCGACCCGTGGTATTCGCTTGGCACGGGCGACATGCTCGACGTGGCCTTCATGGGGCTGCATGTCGCGCAGATGACCCATCCCGAGGAAATGGCGCGCTGCTTCACCATGGTCACGGAAAACAACGCCCGGATCATGGGGCTTGACGGTTATGGCCTCAAGGTCGGCGCGAAAGCCAATCTGGTCGTGCTCGACGCGGGCAATCCGACCGAGGCTGTGCGTCTGCGTCCCGACCGTCTCTTCGTCGTCTCGAAGGGCAAGGTCGTCTCAGAGCAGGCGCGCAATGATGCGCGGTTGTCGCTTGGCGGGCGTCCGGGTTCGGTTCGCCGTCGCCATGTGATCGGCTGA
- a CDS encoding ABC transporter permease has protein sequence MSDILDILLSVTFWAAAVRIASPLIFATMGELICERAGVLNLGIEGIMVIGAFSGWMSVYLGAPLWLGVATAMLAGMLFGLLHGVLTVPFGLSQHVVGIGVTLLATATSYYAYRVALPQTTTPPKITPFQPLEIPILSDIPVLGQAFFNQTPMTYLAFIVAGLTAFVLFRTPLGLAVRAAGENPAAVEAQGLSVSALRIGAVVVGSGLMAVGGAFLTLSAFSSFFFEMVNGRGWICIALVVFGAWRPGKAVLGALLFAAFDALQVRLQQTPMGAHLPYQVFLMAPYLLSILALILMSRRSEVPAALMTPYNKGER, from the coding sequence ATGAGCGACATTCTTGATATTCTCCTCTCGGTCACCTTCTGGGCGGCGGCGGTGCGCATCGCCTCGCCCTTGATCTTCGCGACCATGGGCGAGCTGATTTGCGAGCGCGCGGGCGTTTTGAACCTCGGGATCGAGGGGATCATGGTGATCGGCGCCTTCTCGGGCTGGATGTCGGTCTATCTCGGCGCGCCTTTGTGGCTTGGGGTCGCGACGGCAATGCTCGCCGGGATGCTCTTTGGGCTTTTGCATGGCGTTCTGACTGTGCCTTTCGGCCTGTCGCAGCATGTCGTCGGCATCGGTGTCACGCTTCTGGCCACCGCGACCAGCTATTACGCCTATCGCGTGGCGCTGCCGCAAACCACGACGCCGCCGAAAATCACCCCGTTCCAGCCGCTAGAAATCCCGATTCTGTCGGATATTCCGGTGCTGGGGCAGGCGTTTTTCAACCAAACGCCGATGACCTATCTGGCTTTCATCGTCGCGGGGCTGACGGCTTTTGTCCTTTTCCGCACCCCGCTTGGCCTGGCCGTGCGCGCAGCCGGAGAGAACCCGGCGGCGGTCGAGGCGCAAGGCCTTTCGGTCAGCGCCTTGCGCATTGGCGCGGTTGTCGTCGGCTCTGGCCTGATGGCGGTTGGCGGGGCGTTTCTGACGCTTTCGGCCTTCTCGTCTTTCTTCTTCGAGATGGTGAACGGGCGCGGCTGGATCTGCATTGCGCTGGTCGTCTTCGGCGCGTGGCGTCCGGGCAAGGCGGTGCTGGGCGCGCTTTTGTTCGCGGCTTTTGATGCGCTGCAAGTGCGGCTGCAACAGACACCGATGGGCGCGCATCTGCCCTATCAGGTCTTCCTGATGGCGCCTTATCTGCTCTCGATTCTCGCTCTCATTCTGATGTCGCGGCGCTCGGAAGTTCCGGCGGCGCTGATGACTCCCTATAATAAAGGTGAACGCTGA
- a CDS encoding ABC transporter permease — protein sequence MRLEPIAQPTLARRLGFPALALLGTVLVGSLLAMIAGANPLNTFGLIVKGAFGSKFALLETLNRATPLIFTGLAVAVAFRARLWNIGAEAQLYAGAIMAVLLGTGALGAPLVLPISAAVAMLAGALVLLGPVLLKTKLGVDEVVTTLLLNFVMLLFVSYLLEGPMKDPMGMGWPKSAALIKEARLPRIATGLRLHWGFGVAIIAAVVVWLIQKRTTFGFEMRAVGQNAAAARFAGMPVNRVLVLTALLSGGLAGLAGWSEVAGLKGHLSLDLSPGFGYTGIVVAMLALLNPLAVVPSALFVAAVFVGSDSMSRAAGVPTYIADMLLATALLFMVLALQLTRFRVVRK from the coding sequence ATGCGGCTTGAACCAATCGCGCAACCCACACTCGCGCGCCGCTTGGGCTTTCCGGCCTTGGCGCTTTTGGGCACGGTGCTGGTCGGCTCGCTCTTGGCGATGATCGCCGGAGCCAATCCGCTGAACACCTTCGGGCTGATCGTCAAAGGGGCGTTCGGCTCGAAATTCGCGCTCCTTGAAACGCTGAACCGCGCGACGCCTTTGATCTTCACCGGCCTTGCCGTCGCCGTCGCCTTCCGCGCGCGGCTGTGGAACATCGGGGCCGAGGCGCAGCTTTACGCCGGCGCGATCATGGCCGTCCTTCTGGGCACCGGGGCGCTTGGCGCACCTTTGGTCCTGCCGATCTCGGCGGCGGTCGCGATGCTTGCGGGGGCCTTGGTTCTTCTGGGGCCGGTGCTGCTCAAGACCAAGCTTGGCGTGGATGAGGTCGTCACCACGCTGCTTCTGAACTTCGTCATGCTGCTTTTCGTCTCCTATCTGCTCGAAGGGCCGATGAAGGATCCGATGGGCATGGGCTGGCCAAAATCGGCGGCGCTGATCAAAGAGGCGCGGCTGCCGCGCATCGCGACCGGCCTGCGCCTGCATTGGGGCTTTGGCGTTGCGATCATTGCCGCCGTCGTGGTCTGGCTGATCCAGAAGCGCACCACCTTCGGCTTCGAGATGCGCGCGGTCGGTCAAAACGCCGCCGCCGCCCGTTTCGCCGGGATGCCGGTCAACCGCGTTCTGGTCCTGACTGCGCTGTTGTCGGGCGGGCTTGCGGGGCTTGCCGGTTGGTCCGAGGTGGCGGGGCTGAAGGGCCATCTCAGCCTCGATCTCTCGCCGGGCTTTGGCTACACCGGCATCGTGGTTGCCATGCTGGCGCTTCTCAATCCGCTGGCGGTCGTGCCCTCGGCGCTCTTCGTTGCGGCGGTTTTCGTGGGCTCGGATAGCATGAGCCGCGCCGCAGGCGTGCCGACCTATATCGCCGATATGCTGCTGGCGACGGCGCTTCTTTTCATGGTGCTGGCGCTGCAACTCACGCGCTTCCGGGTGGTGCGCAAATGA
- a CDS encoding ABC transporter ATP-binding protein has protein sequence MTQDGGAREQVLRLEGITKRFGRLTANNAVSLSLHRGEVVALLGENGAGKTTLMNILFGHYVADEGTVDVFGQPLPPGQPRAALDAGVGMVHQHFTLADNLSVLDNIRLGTERLFSRGTGRGAARRKVEALSRDFGLSVDPDARVGSLTVGERQRVEILKALYRDARILILDEPTAVLTPQEAEALFATLRKAIAQGLSILFISHKLHEVMAIADRSVVLRHGTVVGEVATAETTGAQLAAMMVGGEIALPKAEARAAGPVLMQFDRVSTPAQGVAPGLKALSLDLRAGEIIGLAGVSGNGQAALADLVSGLIAPSSGQIALQGIPVSGWSPREAIRRGIARIPEDRHKTGTIAGFNLTENAVLEGYFRPDFSKMGLIDWRAARRFAEEIIAAYDVRCPGPTTAIRLLSGGNMQKLILGRVLEPGPTIILANQPVRGLDIGAIAYVQSRLIAARDAGAAVLLISEDLDEIMGLADRIHVISEGRLSPAFPRGTKTPAELGLWMAGEGFAPTTKGAPDAA, from the coding sequence ATGACACAAGACGGCGGGGCGCGGGAGCAAGTCCTGCGCCTTGAGGGCATCACCAAACGTTTCGGCAGACTGACGGCGAATAATGCCGTCAGCCTGTCCTTGCACCGTGGCGAGGTCGTCGCGCTTTTGGGCGAAAACGGCGCGGGCAAGACCACATTGATGAATATCCTCTTCGGCCATTATGTGGCCGATGAAGGCACCGTAGACGTTTTCGGACAGCCTCTGCCTCCTGGCCAGCCGCGCGCGGCGCTGGATGCCGGCGTTGGCATGGTCCACCAGCATTTCACGCTCGCCGACAATCTGAGCGTGCTCGACAATATCCGGCTTGGCACCGAGCGGCTGTTCTCGCGCGGGACGGGCAGGGGGGCGGCGCGCCGCAAGGTCGAGGCGCTCAGCCGCGATTTCGGGCTTTCCGTCGATCCCGACGCCCGCGTTGGCAGCCTGACCGTGGGCGAGCGTCAGCGCGTCGAGATCCTCAAGGCGCTTTACCGCGATGCGCGCATCCTGATCCTTGACGAGCCGACCGCGGTTCTGACCCCGCAAGAGGCCGAGGCGCTCTTTGCCACTTTGCGCAAGGCGATCGCGCAGGGGCTGTCGATCCTCTTCATCAGCCACAAGCTGCATGAGGTCATGGCGATTGCCGACCGCTCGGTGGTTCTGCGCCATGGCACGGTTGTGGGCGAGGTCGCGACAGCCGAGACCACCGGCGCGCAGCTTGCCGCGATGATGGTCGGGGGCGAGATCGCTTTGCCCAAGGCCGAGGCCCGCGCGGCGGGGCCGGTGCTGATGCAGTTTGATCGCGTCTCGACACCCGCCCAAGGCGTGGCGCCGGGGCTGAAGGCTCTGAGCCTCGATCTGCGCGCGGGCGAAATCATCGGTCTTGCGGGCGTCTCGGGCAATGGCCAGGCGGCTTTGGCTGATCTGGTCAGCGGCTTGATCGCGCCGAGTTCGGGCCAGATCGCGCTGCAAGGCATCCCCGTTTCCGGCTGGTCCCCGCGTGAAGCGATCCGGCGCGGCATTGCCCGCATCCCCGAAGATCGCCACAAGACCGGCACGATTGCCGGGTTCAACCTGACGGAAAATGCCGTGCTTGAAGGCTATTTCCGCCCTGATTTCAGTAAGATGGGCCTAATCGACTGGCGCGCGGCCCGCCGCTTTGCCGAAGAGATCATCGCGGCCTATGACGTGCGCTGTCCGGGGCCGACTACAGCGATACGGTTGCTCTCGGGCGGGAATATGCAAAAGCTGATCCTTGGCCGCGTGCTGGAACCCGGCCCGACGATCATTCTCGCGAACCAGCCGGTGCGCGGTCTCGATATCGGCGCGATCGCCTATGTCCAGTCGCGGCTGATTGCGGCGCGCGATGCGGGGGCGGCGGTTTTGCTGATTTCCGAAGACCTCGACGAGATCATGGGGCTGGCCGACCGGATCCATGTGATTTCCGAGGGCCGCCTCTCGCCCGCCTTCCCGCGCGGCACCAAGACCCCGGCAGAGCTTGGCCTGTGGATGGCAGGCGAGGGCTTTGCCCCGACGACCAAAGGAGCCCCTGATGCGGCTTGA